One genomic window of Candidatus Aenigmatarchaeota archaeon includes the following:
- a CDS encoding SIS domain-containing protein yields the protein MCGIVGYIGEKGKAVPILFRNLTGVEYRGHDSCGISTLRVNPEGTKTMDTLKSIRSIPELEKDFRRRFPRASSASHMGIGHTRWATHGGVSENNAHPHTDCSNTISVVHNGVVHNHAELRSGLETGYYGGIRHIFESKTDTEVVPHLIESFKAEGLPFDKAFGKAVDEIQGEYALLAIDASRPDTIMAARKDSPLVIGIGKNEAFASSDIIALSEYADSFIRLQDKDIATIRADGISIHNDHKSVSREATKIPGLWDWRKLSIDGEALGNIRRTCHDRGETYWERIKKEANIYPYTTLREVRMQDQSLRSTLDQDPELIEHVIGGIRDADRIFLVGSGSSLNAAECGEYLLRLQGKDARTVCSSEIKSHEKIFSDDSLIIALTQSGETMELYKTLKDIKHQYGTPIVSISNVPLSTIPCEIADLNIPLKCGPEFAVAATKSYTGQQAILRMLSEGISEDLDVVVNRLGSSAEDIGNYLRTFSESDLGKFCNSLKMADGIAILGSGLSIPVAKEAALKFEELTRKPSKAYLSSEFKHGPLAMVHQPDDQYKKNVVLIGIAPDDESFDTTYRALSQISAHGGASFIVTPKDYCLGGTGADETKSYLTRIPVPKTHAHEIMSVVPLQQLAASTAYSMGESSRKYCTA from the coding sequence ATGTGTGGAATAGTTGGCTATATAGGGGAAAAAGGAAAAGCTGTGCCAATACTATTCAGAAATCTCACCGGAGTGGAATACCGGGGGCATGACTCCTGCGGAATATCCACCTTGAGAGTAAACCCCGAGGGGACTAAAACAATGGATACCCTTAAAAGCATTCGGTCAATACCAGAACTCGAAAAAGATTTCCGAAGAAGGTTTCCGAGAGCCAGTTCAGCTTCCCACATGGGTATAGGGCACACGCGCTGGGCGACCCATGGAGGAGTTAGCGAGAATAATGCCCACCCCCATACTGACTGCTCAAACACGATATCTGTGGTCCATAATGGGGTAGTGCACAACCATGCAGAACTTCGTAGTGGCCTGGAAACCGGCTATTACGGCGGCATAAGGCACATTTTCGAATCGAAAACAGACACAGAGGTGGTGCCTCATCTGATTGAAAGTTTCAAGGCAGAAGGCTTGCCTTTTGATAAGGCATTCGGAAAGGCAGTTGATGAAATCCAGGGAGAATACGCCCTGCTGGCCATCGACGCCTCACGGCCGGACACAATTATGGCCGCAAGAAAGGATTCACCGCTTGTAATCGGCATAGGCAAAAACGAAGCCTTTGCCTCAAGCGATATCATAGCCCTAAGCGAATATGCGGATAGTTTCATACGGCTTCAGGATAAAGATATAGCCACAATAAGAGCAGATGGAATATCAATACATAATGACCACAAAAGCGTCAGCAGAGAGGCCACTAAGATTCCGGGCCTTTGGGACTGGAGAAAGCTGTCCATTGACGGAGAGGCACTGGGAAATATAAGAAGAACCTGTCATGACCGAGGGGAGACCTATTGGGAAAGAATCAAAAAAGAGGCAAATATCTACCCCTACACTACTCTCCGAGAGGTGAGAATGCAGGACCAGTCGCTCAGATCCACGCTGGACCAAGATCCTGAGCTCATAGAGCATGTGATAGGAGGTATTCGTGATGCAGACAGAATATTTCTTGTGGGTTCAGGAAGTTCCCTTAATGCCGCAGAATGCGGAGAATATCTCCTTCGCCTCCAGGGAAAAGACGCCCGCACGGTATGCTCCTCCGAGATAAAAAGCCATGAAAAGATATTTTCTGATGATTCTCTTATAATAGCCCTTACACAGTCAGGAGAGACTATGGAACTTTATAAGACCCTTAAGGACATCAAGCATCAATACGGAACCCCTATAGTGAGCATTTCAAATGTTCCCCTGTCCACAATCCCTTGCGAAATCGCCGACCTGAATATTCCACTAAAATGTGGCCCCGAGTTTGCAGTTGCCGCTACAAAATCATACACCGGCCAGCAGGCGATTTTGAGAATGCTTTCGGAAGGGATTTCAGAAGATCTGGATGTTGTCGTGAACCGCCTTGGCTCCTCTGCAGAAGACATTGGCAACTATCTAAGAACGTTTTCCGAAAGCGACCTTGGCAAGTTCTGCAACAGCCTTAAAATGGCAGATGGAATTGCAATTCTGGGCTCCGGATTGAGCATTCCTGTTGCAAAAGAGGCCGCCCTTAAGTTTGAAGAGCTTACAAGAAAGCCTTCAAAAGCATACCTAAGCAGTGAGTTCAAGCATGGGCCTCTTGCAATGGTGCACCAACCTGACGACCAATATAAAAAGAATGTGGTATTGATTGGCATTGCCCCTGATGATGAGTCATTTGACACAACCTATCGGGCTCTTTCCCAGATATCCGCTCATGGAGGCGCGTCTTTTATAGTAACGCCAAAAGATTATTGTCTTGGTGGCACAGGCGCTGACGAAACCAAAAGTTATCTGACACGGATACCTGTCCCTAAAACCCATGCTCATGAAATCATGTCTGTAGTGCCTCTCCAGCAACTTGCCGCTTCCACTGCCTACAGTATGGGGGAGTCAAGCCGAAAATACTGCACCGCATAA
- a CDS encoding nucleotide sugar dehydrogenase, with product MAERVICVAGLGYVGLPLALKFARKYKVIGFDIKKERVEELKRGYDRNLDIEKKEFEDVSGNIEFSSDEKVISGADIVVIAVPTPVLKGNRADLSYLESSSRTVGRNLKKGAIVVYESTTYPGCTEDFCLPILEKESGMKLGEFFLGYSPERVNPGDKEHTIDRIYKVVAGCNDSVADTLVEIYSVVTNVYKAPSIRIAEAAKVIENTQRDVNIALFNELAMLFDRMGLDSEEIFKAAATKWNFLRFYPGFVGGHCIPVDPYYLAEKAVEVGYYPNLILAGRGVSESVAPFVAKKIVKLLVETGKPLKTAKVLMLGATYKENVPDLRDSKVEILINELKDFGITGVTVHEPMLFCKDTVFSAPNTKALDKYDVIVYAVNHKKFKDLDVLSHLRDKGILIDIKRKFKREDVESRGFVYWGL from the coding sequence ATGGCTGAACGGGTTATCTGCGTTGCCGGGCTTGGTTATGTTGGTTTGCCTCTAGCTTTGAAATTTGCCAGGAAATACAAGGTTATCGGCTTTGACATCAAAAAGGAAAGGGTCGAGGAGCTTAAACGCGGGTATGACCGAAACCTCGACATAGAGAAAAAAGAGTTCGAGGATGTTTCGGGAAATATCGAGTTTTCAAGCGACGAAAAGGTAATTTCCGGGGCGGATATTGTCGTTATTGCAGTTCCCACACCCGTACTTAAGGGAAACAGGGCGGATTTAAGTTATTTGGAGAGCTCTTCGCGCACTGTCGGGCGAAACCTTAAGAAAGGGGCGATTGTCGTTTACGAGTCGACCACCTACCCCGGGTGCACCGAGGACTTTTGCCTGCCGATTCTCGAGAAAGAAAGCGGCATGAAGCTTGGAGAATTCTTTTTGGGCTACAGCCCGGAGAGGGTCAACCCCGGTGACAAGGAGCACACAATTGACCGGATTTACAAAGTCGTTGCCGGGTGCAATGATTCGGTTGCTGATACGCTTGTGGAGATTTACAGTGTTGTAACCAATGTTTACAAGGCGCCGTCGATTCGAATAGCCGAAGCGGCAAAAGTTATTGAAAATACGCAAAGAGACGTCAACATCGCCCTTTTTAACGAGCTTGCCATGCTTTTCGACAGGATGGGGCTTGACAGCGAGGAGATTTTCAAGGCAGCCGCCACAAAATGGAATTTTTTGCGGTTCTACCCCGGCTTTGTCGGGGGGCACTGCATACCAGTGGACCCTTATTATTTGGCTGAAAAGGCGGTTGAAGTCGGGTATTACCCAAACCTCATACTTGCAGGCAGGGGAGTAAGCGAGTCTGTCGCGCCGTTTGTCGCCAAAAAAATCGTGAAATTGCTAGTCGAGACCGGAAAGCCGCTAAAAACCGCCAAAGTCCTGATGCTGGGAGCCACCTACAAGGAAAACGTGCCTGACCTCCGGGACAGCAAGGTGGAAATCCTGATAAACGAGCTGAAGGATTTCGGGATAACCGGGGTAACCGTCCACGAGCCGATGCTTTTCTGCAAAGACACCGTTTTTAGCGCTCCAAACACCAAAGCCCTCGACAAGTATGACGTAATCGTCTATGCGGTCAACCACAAGAAGTTCAAAGACCTTGACGTGTTAAGCCACCTCAGGGACAAGGGAATCCTCATCGACATCAAGAGGAAGTTCAAGCGAGAAGATGTCGAGTCCAGAGGGTTTGTGTACTGGGGGTTGTAA
- a CDS encoding redox-regulated ATPase YchF produces the protein MKIGLVGKPNVGKSTFFRAATLIDVKIANFPFTTIDPNVGFGFVRVECAEKFFNVKCNPRQGYCIDGNRFIPVELIDVAGLVPGAHEGRGMGNKFLDDLRQADALIHIVDASGTTDAEGKDCEGGHDPLEDIKFLEDELNYWFLGLLEKNWKKMRAPKDVATQLSGLKVSDDDVAVVIAKLSLPENVYQWDSSQKMDFVKTLRERVQPILVAANKIDKPGAENYLPKLIEKGAVPCAADLELALKSADKAGIIKYIPGDAEFHIIGEVSPKQKEALDKIQETLKKWGSTGVQTILNKAVFETLGYLAIFPGGMKKLADKNGNVLPDAFLMPPKSTALDFAFRLHSDFGNNFICAYNVKTRLKVGKDYQIKNGDVMEIVSGRA, from the coding sequence ATGAAAATCGGCCTCGTGGGAAAACCCAATGTCGGAAAATCCACCTTTTTCAGGGCGGCTACACTCATTGACGTAAAGATTGCAAACTTTCCGTTTACCACAATCGACCCGAACGTGGGATTCGGCTTTGTAAGGGTCGAGTGCGCCGAAAAGTTCTTCAACGTGAAATGCAACCCCCGCCAGGGCTACTGCATAGACGGAAACCGCTTTATTCCTGTCGAACTTATTGATGTTGCAGGGCTTGTTCCGGGAGCTCACGAGGGAAGGGGAATGGGAAACAAGTTTCTTGACGACTTAAGGCAGGCAGATGCGCTTATCCATATTGTTGACGCTTCCGGCACAACTGATGCTGAAGGGAAGGACTGCGAGGGCGGCCATGACCCGCTCGAGGACATAAAATTCCTCGAGGACGAGCTGAATTACTGGTTTTTGGGGCTTTTGGAAAAAAACTGGAAGAAGATGAGGGCGCCAAAAGACGTTGCAACACAGCTTTCGGGGCTTAAGGTTTCCGATGATGATGTGGCAGTTGTAATCGCCAAATTGTCCCTGCCTGAGAATGTTTACCAGTGGGACAGCAGCCAGAAAATGGACTTTGTAAAAACCTTAAGGGAGCGCGTCCAGCCGATTCTCGTCGCTGCAAATAAAATTGATAAGCCCGGGGCGGAGAACTACCTGCCAAAGCTTATCGAAAAAGGCGCAGTCCCCTGCGCGGCTGACCTTGAGCTTGCCCTGAAGTCCGCCGACAAGGCGGGGATTATCAAGTACATTCCCGGAGACGCCGAGTTTCATATAATCGGGGAAGTAAGCCCCAAGCAAAAGGAAGCCCTCGACAAGATTCAGGAAACCCTAAAAAAATGGGGCTCTACGGGCGTCCAGACAATCCTTAACAAGGCGGTTTTTGAAACTCTTGGATACCTGGCGATTTTTCCCGGAGGAATGAAAAAGCTGGCCGACAAGAACGGAAATGTCCTGCCCGACGCGTTTCTCATGCCGCCCAAATCGACTGCGCTTGACTTTGCATTCCGGCTCCACAGCGACTTTGGAAACAATTTCATCTGCGCTTACAACGTGAAGACCCGGCTCAAGGTGGGGAAGGATTATCAGATAAAGAATGGAGATGTCATGGAGATTGTCAGCGGGAGGGCTTAG
- a CDS encoding DUF86 domain-containing protein translates to MRDYKVYIGDILRSIEKIDKYTKNIGSGKDLSKNEMAFDAVVRNLEIIGEATKNLPQELKRKRPEIEWKKIAGMRDILTNAYFGVETGIIWDILENYLPAFKQAIVSLIDEER, encoded by the coding sequence ATGCGAGATTATAAGGTCTATATTGGAGACATTTTGCGCTCGATTGAGAAAATTGATAAGTACACAAAGAATATCGGTTCTGGAAAAGATTTGTCCAAAAACGAAATGGCCTTTGATGCAGTGGTAAGAAATCTGGAAATCATTGGTGAAGCGACAAAAAACCTCCCGCAGGAGCTGAAAAGAAAGCGTCCAGAAATTGAGTGGAAAAAGATTGCAGGCATGAGGGATATTCTGACTAACGCCTATTTCGGAGTCGAAACGGGTATCATCTGGGACATACTTGAAAATTACCTTCCCGCCTTCAAACAGGCGATAGTGAGCTTAATTGATGAAGAAAGATAA
- a CDS encoding type II methionyl aminopeptidase, with the protein MDQKIIDNYVKAGKIASKVREEAKSLVKPGMKLIDLAEKLEKKIRDLGGVPAWPVNISTNEIAAHYSPAKGDDSVFGEKDLVKVDIGVAVDGYIADTTVSVALDKEDAKLVEAAEKALDEALKLVRPGADVADIAAKIEETIVSMGFKPIVNLTGHGLDQYTVHSEPKIPNHKGDFHYLLEEGEAIAIEPFATRGRNFITESDENRALTYTVLEEKPVRSMEARIILQDMRSREGMPFTDRWLKADGIKLKLALRELMEKECIQPYRILKGDSKISQAEHTVLVLDKPIVTTR; encoded by the coding sequence ATGGACCAGAAAATCATCGACAATTACGTAAAGGCAGGAAAGATTGCTTCCAAGGTCAGGGAAGAGGCAAAATCCCTTGTAAAGCCAGGCATGAAGCTGATTGACCTGGCTGAAAAGCTAGAAAAGAAGATACGGGACCTGGGAGGGGTTCCCGCCTGGCCGGTAAATATCAGCACAAACGAGATTGCTGCGCACTATTCTCCTGCGAAGGGAGATGATTCAGTATTTGGAGAAAAAGACCTGGTCAAAGTCGATATTGGCGTAGCGGTTGACGGATACATTGCGGACACAACAGTAAGCGTCGCCCTTGACAAGGAGGATGCAAAGCTTGTAGAAGCCGCGGAAAAGGCGCTTGACGAAGCCCTGAAGCTTGTAAGGCCCGGGGCGGATGTCGCTGACATTGCCGCAAAAATTGAGGAAACAATAGTTTCTATGGGCTTCAAGCCGATTGTTAACCTTACCGGGCACGGGCTTGACCAATACACTGTCCACAGCGAGCCGAAAATCCCCAATCATAAGGGCGACTTCCATTATCTCCTGGAGGAAGGCGAAGCAATAGCGATAGAGCCGTTTGCCACAAGAGGCAGGAATTTCATCACAGAAAGCGATGAGAATAGGGCTTTGACATACACCGTTCTGGAAGAAAAGCCGGTTCGCTCTATGGAAGCAAGAATCATTCTCCAGGACATGAGGAGCCGGGAAGGTATGCCTTTTACGGACAGGTGGCTTAAGGCAGACGGAATCAAATTAAAGCTTGCCTTGAGGGAGCTTATGGAGAAGGAGTGCATCCAGCCATACCGGATACTGAAGGGCGACTCAAAGATTTCCCAGGCAGAGCACACAGTTTTAGTCTTGGATAAGCCGATTGTAACTACCAGGTAA
- a CDS encoding NUDIX hydrolase: MPTQNGPWTIKGSRNAYKNPWISVREDSVIDPSGKDTIYGVIELHEWLLILPVDKDRNVYLTKQFRYALGADSIEVPAGCADPGEDPLTGAKRELKEEMGITAKKWTLLGKSKAAPGGINNTIYLFLAEDLSFGNTKMDETENITSLKVPLEKALKMVEKNEILDVSSTALILRAKRFLDKR, translated from the coding sequence ATGCCCACCCAAAACGGCCCCTGGACGATAAAGGGGAGCAGGAATGCCTACAAAAACCCCTGGATTAGCGTAAGGGAGGATTCAGTCATTGACCCTAGCGGAAAAGACACAATCTATGGGGTGATTGAGCTTCATGAATGGCTATTGATTCTCCCCGTAGACAAGGACAGAAACGTTTACCTTACAAAGCAATTCAGGTACGCTTTAGGCGCCGACAGCATTGAAGTCCCTGCTGGCTGCGCTGACCCTGGTGAAGATCCGCTCACCGGCGCAAAAAGAGAACTTAAGGAAGAAATGGGAATAACCGCCAAAAAATGGACGCTTCTGGGGAAGTCAAAAGCCGCCCCGGGCGGAATCAACAACACGATTTACCTCTTCCTGGCTGAAGATCTGTCATTTGGAAACACAAAAATGGACGAAACTGAAAATATCACTTCCCTGAAAGTGCCGCTTGAAAAGGCCTTGAAAATGGTCGAAAAAAATGAAATACTGGACGTGTCTTCCACAGCCCTGATTTTGAGGGCGAAAAGGTTTTTGGATAAAAGATGA
- a CDS encoding glycosyltransferase family 4 protein, with translation MGEDYKISYSPKKPELVNPLAILETFRIPNIRYVSPTLLKDIDLIHTPGQLLINKIPWVVEVDNVVGMSYYRIKILNSTSGRWLMKKFLRSGYCKGILCISEAARKSVENTLRDQSINKKIEVIYPYVKPNPNKKIDSDKIRLLFISTNFYQKGGKELLRVFDQLCKKYKNLELTIITKIAHIDSGLLRRYSKNRKIHFLEARYTKEELYREFYPKADIFVVPTYQDSFGLVFLEAISSGLPVISTNMFALNEMVLEGKNGFLIDSPIKYFNEDYTPNNYWWQTDTTKAAKEGNYPSVVKQLSEKLDRLISDKRLRQSMSKVSRELVESGRFSERVRKGRIYKAYKHCLDQS, from the coding sequence ATGGGTGAAGACTATAAGATTTCTTATTCACCCAAAAAACCAGAGCTAGTAAATCCACTGGCAATTTTAGAAACCTTCCGCATACCCAATATTCGATATGTATCCCCCACCTTACTTAAAGACATAGACCTCATACACACACCGGGACAATTACTCATCAATAAAATACCGTGGGTGGTTGAAGTAGACAATGTTGTGGGTATGAGTTATTACCGGATAAAAATTCTCAATAGCACTTCCGGTCGATGGCTAATGAAAAAGTTTTTGAGATCTGGGTACTGCAAAGGTATCCTGTGCATAAGCGAAGCAGCAAGGAAAAGCGTGGAGAACACGCTACGGGATCAGAGTATAAACAAAAAAATAGAGGTAATCTACCCCTATGTCAAACCAAATCCAAATAAAAAAATCGATTCAGATAAAATAAGACTCTTATTTATAAGCACCAATTTCTATCAAAAAGGGGGTAAGGAACTTCTGAGAGTATTCGACCAATTGTGCAAAAAATATAAGAACCTTGAGCTTACCATCATAACTAAGATAGCCCACATAGACTCTGGACTCCTCAGGAGATATTCTAAAAATAGAAAGATTCATTTTTTAGAAGCAAGATATACAAAAGAAGAACTCTACAGGGAATTCTATCCAAAAGCAGATATATTTGTAGTTCCAACATACCAGGATAGTTTTGGATTGGTATTCTTAGAGGCCATTTCTTCGGGATTGCCCGTAATTTCAACAAATATGTTTGCACTTAATGAAATGGTACTGGAAGGTAAAAATGGATTTTTAATTGATTCTCCCATCAAGTACTTCAATGAAGACTATACGCCTAATAACTATTGGTGGCAAACAGACACAACAAAAGCAGCTAAGGAGGGCAATTATCCAAGCGTGGTGAAGCAACTAAGCGAAAAGTTAGACCGGTTAATTTCTGATAAAAGACTAAGACAATCTATGTCTAAAGTGTCTCGAGAATTGGTAGAGTCTGGCAGATTCTCAGAACGAGTAAGGAAGGGAAGGATTTACAAAGCATATAAGCATTGCCTAGACCAATCATGA
- a CDS encoding SDR family NAD(P)-dependent oxidoreductase, which produces MKALVTGGAGFIGSHLADKLVEMGYEVTILDNLSVTGQNLPDLKKKGIKAIIADITDTDRMMAEVKGFDVVFHLAAMNRAIKSIKDPLRANAVNINGTLNILEACRKNGVGKVVFSSSSSVHGLSTAFPRVEDDRPIPSHPYGVGKIAAEYYTNVYHSLFGMDNVVLRYFSVYGPRQLGTIDYAAVIPKFIHKISRGEEIEVYGDGEQTRSFTYVGDVVEGTIKAAGTKEAYGETINICASKEISVNGLIGNLEKLIGKKAIVKHTPEIKGEIRANLASVSKAKKILSFEASTSMEEGLKETVQWHREMHGY; this is translated from the coding sequence ATGAAAGCGCTTGTAACCGGCGGGGCTGGCTTTATCGGAAGCCACCTGGCGGATAAACTGGTTGAAATGGGTTATGAAGTCACGATTCTTGACAACCTAAGCGTAACCGGCCAGAACCTGCCAGATTTGAAGAAAAAAGGAATAAAAGCGATAATTGCAGACATTACTGACACTGACAGGATGATGGCTGAAGTAAAGGGGTTCGATGTTGTCTTTCACTTAGCGGCCATGAACCGGGCGATAAAGTCCATAAAAGACCCCCTTCGGGCAAATGCGGTCAATATAAACGGCACGCTTAACATCCTTGAAGCATGCAGGAAAAACGGGGTCGGAAAAGTCGTGTTTTCCTCAAGCTCCTCCGTGCACGGGCTTTCAACTGCCTTTCCAAGGGTCGAGGATGACCGGCCGATTCCATCCCACCCGTACGGCGTCGGAAAAATCGCTGCCGAGTACTATACCAACGTCTACCACTCGCTTTTCGGGATGGACAACGTGGTCCTGAGGTACTTTAGCGTATATGGCCCAAGGCAGCTTGGGACAATCGATTACGCTGCGGTTATCCCAAAATTCATACACAAGATTTCCCGTGGCGAGGAAATCGAGGTTTACGGCGATGGGGAGCAGACGAGAAGCTTCACCTATGTAGGCGACGTGGTCGAGGGGACAATAAAAGCCGCAGGGACCAAGGAAGCGTACGGGGAAACAATCAACATATGCGCCTCAAAGGAAATCAGCGTCAACGGGCTTATCGGGAACTTGGAAAAACTTATCGGGAAAAAGGCAATCGTAAAGCACACGCCGGAGATAAAAGGCGAAATCAGGGCAAACCTTGCCAGCGTAAGCAAGGCAAAGAAAATATTAAGTTTTGAGGCAAGTACTTCAATGGAAGAAGGGCTGAAGGAAACAGTCCAGTGGCACAGGGAAATGCATGGGTATTAG
- a CDS encoding nucleotidyltransferase domain-containing protein, translating to MERKKEDLDRLGVVRIGVFGSFAKKKQGPKSDVDVLVKFRKPKFGGYMDLKFLLEKEFKRKVDLVTEGSLKPELKDIRREVKYARL from the coding sequence ATGGAAAGGAAAAAAGAGGACCTTGATAGGCTGGGGGTAGTGAGGATTGGCGTATTTGGCTCATTTGCAAAGAAAAAACAAGGCCCGAAAAGCGACGTGGATGTTTTAGTGAAATTCAGGAAACCCAAGTTTGGAGGATATATGGACCTTAAGTTTCTCTTGGAAAAGGAGTTCAAGAGGAAAGTTGACCTGGTCACTGAAGGAAGCCTCAAACCCGAACTCAAAGATATACGCAGAGAAGTAAAATATGCGAGATTATAA
- the asnB gene encoding asparagine synthase (glutamine-hydrolyzing), translating into MCGILGQINLNAPLSKKETTRLRKGLSMLRHRGPDSEGTFLEKDIFLGHRRLSIIDLESRSNQPMLDSDCALVFNGEIYNFLKLRKTLESKGFRFKTTSDTEVLLKAYIRWGLSFVEHLDGCWAFCIYDGRFKRVILSRDRIGEKPLYYYSNKNRIAFSSELPSLLKILDKREKNVDYFRLAQFNLNNFKHMPYDLTPFENIYKLKPGYNLVIDGGVVKLRKYLRIPKKKIEKPLKALEKTMKSSVEQTCISDVPVGILFSGGVDSSLIAAMLRDKNIHAYCFGWDEKDPEIIRARNAAKQLGLTLKEIFLKNQNFCENPIGSIKSIVKRYGEPINLFQIIYSEVILKSMKKDGIKVVIGGNGADELFYGYDGSNQMLFLSKIKDTISTLPMPALLNKLPFLDQVHRESWKLKSNIYEKQMSHKTYINPIYRKFLLSSSFEEVSKEIPSKSLIDVFNWIGLRIENEHSVTMVADFSSMQNGMELRTPFLNKEIIYLAQNIPAKYKVRSVFSKKNNKYALKKVLEKYLPKETIYAKKMGFGYNIFSNINLGNIILKNRRLFEKYLNETIPKIELYDCNLIKNMYFEHLNGKDHSKELMEILIVAIWFEEFCQ; encoded by the coding sequence ATGTGCGGAATACTCGGCCAGATTAATCTTAACGCCCCCCTCAGTAAAAAAGAGACTACAAGACTCAGAAAAGGGCTCTCTATGCTTCGCCATCGAGGTCCTGATTCTGAAGGGACGTTTTTGGAAAAAGATATTTTTTTGGGTCATAGGAGATTGTCTATTATTGATTTAGAAAGTCGTTCAAACCAACCCATGCTTGATTCAGACTGCGCTTTGGTATTTAATGGAGAGATATATAATTTTCTTAAACTCAGAAAGACCCTGGAATCAAAGGGGTTCCGATTTAAGACAACCTCTGATACAGAAGTCTTGCTAAAAGCATATATTAGATGGGGTCTAAGCTTCGTGGAACATCTGGATGGTTGCTGGGCCTTTTGCATATATGATGGGCGATTTAAAAGGGTAATCCTGTCTCGAGACAGGATTGGGGAAAAACCTCTGTATTACTACTCAAACAAGAATCGCATTGCATTTTCCTCCGAACTTCCGTCTTTATTAAAAATACTGGACAAAAGAGAAAAAAACGTAGATTATTTCCGATTAGCCCAATTTAATCTAAATAATTTCAAACACATGCCCTATGACTTGACCCCTTTTGAAAACATCTATAAGCTAAAACCGGGTTATAATCTAGTAATTGACGGTGGTGTTGTCAAGCTCAGAAAATATCTAAGAATACCAAAGAAAAAAATAGAAAAACCCCTAAAAGCGCTTGAAAAAACGATGAAATCCTCCGTAGAACAAACGTGCATATCGGATGTTCCTGTAGGCATTCTGTTCTCTGGAGGGGTCGACTCTTCACTTATTGCAGCTATGCTAAGGGATAAAAATATCCATGCCTACTGCTTTGGTTGGGACGAAAAAGACCCCGAAATCATCCGAGCGAGAAATGCGGCAAAGCAACTCGGTCTAACCCTAAAAGAGATTTTCCTCAAGAATCAAAACTTTTGTGAAAATCCCATTGGAAGTATAAAAAGCATTGTGAAACGATATGGTGAACCAATAAATCTCTTCCAAATTATATACTCCGAGGTAATACTAAAATCTATGAAAAAGGATGGCATCAAAGTAGTTATTGGTGGCAATGGTGCTGATGAACTCTTCTATGGCTATGATGGCTCAAATCAAATGCTTTTTCTTTCCAAAATAAAGGACACAATAAGCACCTTGCCAATGCCTGCCCTCCTCAATAAACTACCCTTCTTGGACCAAGTCCACCGAGAGAGCTGGAAATTAAAGTCCAATATCTATGAAAAACAAATGTCTCACAAGACATATATAAACCCAATTTACCGAAAATTCTTGCTATCTAGTTCATTCGAGGAAGTTTCCAAAGAAATACCCTCAAAAAGTCTAATAGACGTTTTTAATTGGATTGGTTTGAGAATAGAAAATGAACATTCTGTCACAATGGTGGCAGATTTCTCTAGTATGCAAAACGGAATGGAACTCAGAACCCCTTTCCTAAACAAAGAGATTATATATCTTGCTCAAAATATACCTGCCAAATACAAAGTTAGATCAGTTTTTTCTAAAAAGAACAACAAATATGCCCTTAAAAAAGTACTTGAAAAATACTTGCCCAAGGAGACTATTTATGCGAAAAAAATGGGCTTCGGTTACAACATTTTCTCAAACATCAATCTTGGCAACATTATCTTAAAAAATCGTAGGTTATTCGAAAAATATCTTAACGAAACCATCCCAAAAATAGAACTCTATGATTGTAATTTGATTAAAAACATGTATTTTGAACACCTTAACGGTAAAGACCATAGCAAAGAATTGATGGAGATTCTAATAGTTGCAATCTGGTTTGAGGAATTTTGCCAATAA